In Agrobacterium tumefaciens, a single genomic region encodes these proteins:
- a CDS encoding RNA methyltransferase: protein MAGTNSELELLAEGPAIILVEPQLGENIGMVARAMANFGLAELRLVNPRDGWPSEKARAAASKADHVIDATKVFDTLEEAVKDLNFVYATTARERYGFKPVRAPVTAAETLRAKFRAGEKSGILFGRERWGLTNEEVALADEIVTFPVNPAFASLNIAQAVLLMSYEWMKSGMDDLDETLFQPIEQRPSTKEQVFGLFDHIEEALDARGYFHPPEKKPKMVDNLRAVLSRRGFTEQEVSVFRGVIKSLDRFPRRWPKEVAKAETAEGNVENAEDE from the coding sequence ATGGCAGGCACAAACAGCGAGCTTGAACTTCTGGCGGAAGGCCCGGCGATCATTCTGGTCGAACCGCAGCTCGGCGAAAATATCGGCATGGTGGCGCGGGCGATGGCCAATTTCGGCCTGGCCGAGTTGCGTCTGGTCAATCCGCGTGACGGCTGGCCGAGCGAGAAGGCGCGCGCCGCCGCTTCCAAGGCCGATCATGTCATCGATGCAACGAAGGTGTTCGATACGCTGGAAGAGGCAGTCAAGGACCTCAATTTCGTCTATGCCACCACCGCGCGGGAGCGTTACGGTTTCAAACCGGTGCGCGCGCCCGTCACCGCAGCCGAGACGCTAAGAGCGAAATTCAGGGCTGGGGAAAAGTCCGGCATCCTTTTCGGACGCGAGCGCTGGGGGCTGACCAATGAGGAAGTGGCGCTGGCCGACGAAATCGTGACATTTCCGGTCAATCCCGCCTTTGCCTCGCTCAACATCGCGCAGGCCGTGCTTTTGATGTCCTATGAGTGGATGAAGTCAGGCATGGACGATCTGGACGAGACGCTTTTCCAGCCTATCGAGCAGCGGCCTTCGACCAAGGAACAGGTTTTTGGCCTGTTCGACCATATCGAGGAAGCGCTCGATGCGCGCGGTTATTTCCATCCGCCCGAAAAAAAGCCGAAAATGGTCGACAATTTGCGCGCAGTGCTGTCGCGGCGTGGATTTACCGAGCAGGAAGTCAGCGTTTTCCGCGGCGTGATCAAATCGCTCGACCGCTTTCCCCGGCGCTGGCCGAAAGAGGTCGCCAAGGCGGAAACGGCAGAGGGAAATGTGGAGAATGCTGAAGACGAGTGA
- a CDS encoding NADP-dependent isocitrate dehydrogenase, with amino-acid sequence MAKIKVANPVVDLDGDEMTRIIWQLIKDKLILPYLDLDIEYYDLSVENRDATNDQVTVDAAHAIKKHGVGIKCATITPDEQRVEEFGLKQMWKSPNGTIRNILGGVIFREPIICKNVPRLVPGWTKPIVVGRHAFGDQYKATDFKFPGKGKLTIKFVGEDGQVIEKDVFDAPSAGVALAMYNLDESIREFARASMNYGLMRKWPVYLSTKNTILKAYDGRFKDIFEEVYQSEFKKQFDEIGITYEHRLIDDMVASALKWSGGYIWACKNYDGDVQSDTVAQGFGSLGLMTSVLLSPDGRTVEAEAAHGTVTRHYRQHQKGQETSTNSIASIFAWTRGLAHRAKLDDNAELAKFATTLETVCVDTVESGFMTKDLALLIGPDQPWLSTTAFLDKIDENLKKAMAA; translated from the coding sequence ATGGCAAAGATCAAGGTAGCCAATCCGGTCGTCGATCTCGACGGCGACGAAATGACCCGTATCATCTGGCAGCTGATCAAGGACAAGCTGATCCTGCCTTACCTCGATCTTGATATCGAATATTACGACCTCTCGGTTGAAAACCGCGATGCCACCAACGACCAGGTGACCGTCGATGCGGCACACGCCATCAAGAAGCACGGCGTCGGCATCAAGTGCGCCACCATCACCCCGGATGAGCAGCGCGTCGAGGAATTCGGCCTGAAGCAGATGTGGAAGAGCCCGAACGGCACGATCCGCAACATTCTGGGCGGCGTCATCTTCCGCGAGCCGATCATCTGCAAGAACGTTCCGCGCCTCGTTCCCGGCTGGACCAAGCCGATCGTCGTCGGCCGTCACGCCTTTGGCGACCAGTACAAGGCAACCGATTTCAAGTTCCCCGGCAAGGGCAAGCTGACCATCAAGTTCGTAGGTGAAGACGGCCAGGTCATCGAAAAGGACGTCTTCGACGCCCCGAGCGCCGGCGTGGCTCTTGCCATGTACAACCTCGATGAATCCATCCGCGAATTCGCCCGCGCCTCGATGAACTATGGCCTGATGCGCAAGTGGCCGGTTTACCTCTCCACGAAGAACACCATCCTCAAGGCCTATGACGGTCGCTTCAAGGATATCTTCGAAGAAGTCTACCAGTCCGAGTTCAAGAAGCAGTTTGACGAGATCGGCATCACCTATGAGCACCGCCTGATCGACGACATGGTCGCTTCCGCGCTGAAGTGGTCCGGCGGCTACATCTGGGCCTGCAAGAACTATGACGGCGACGTTCAGTCCGACACGGTTGCGCAGGGCTTCGGCTCGCTCGGCCTGATGACCTCGGTTCTTCTGTCGCCGGATGGCCGCACGGTCGAAGCTGAAGCTGCGCATGGCACGGTGACGCGCCACTACCGCCAGCACCAGAAGGGTCAGGAAACCTCGACCAACTCGATCGCCTCGATCTTCGCCTGGACCCGTGGCCTCGCCCACCGCGCCAAGCTGGACGACAATGCGGAACTCGCAAAGTTCGCGACGACGCTCGAGACCGTCTGCGTCGATACCGTCGAAAGCGGCTTCATGACCAAGGACCTCGCGCTCCTCATCGGACCGGACCAGCCCTGGCTCTCCACCACCGCCTTCCTCGACAAGATCGACGAGAACCTGAAGAAGGCGATGGCGGCTTAA
- a CDS encoding TetR/AcrR family transcriptional regulator, producing the protein MRSESREIRRREIIEHAFAMLAQDGYAAFSMQALAKVSRSSKETLYGWFGGKAGLYEAMVAENAAKLVLPSAEADDGVSELSRFGADLLSVLLGERAMLLNRVAAAEAGVETALGKFLAAKGRGHVMPKLAVYFQALEQRGAIGVPVSAEPAEVWLSLLVGDLQIRRATGAIDLPAEAEMIARSARAATLTFRLYGVNEKTRR; encoded by the coding sequence ATGCGAAGCGAGAGCAGAGAAATACGTCGGCGTGAGATTATCGAGCACGCCTTTGCCATGCTTGCCCAGGACGGTTATGCCGCGTTTTCGATGCAGGCGCTGGCAAAGGTGAGCAGATCCTCCAAGGAGACGCTCTACGGCTGGTTCGGGGGCAAGGCCGGCCTTTATGAAGCCATGGTTGCCGAGAATGCCGCAAAGCTGGTGTTGCCATCGGCGGAGGCGGACGATGGTGTCAGTGAGCTCTCGCGTTTTGGGGCCGATCTCTTGTCGGTGCTGCTCGGAGAGCGGGCGATGCTGCTCAACAGGGTGGCGGCGGCGGAAGCCGGCGTTGAAACTGCGCTTGGAAAATTTCTGGCGGCAAAAGGCCGTGGCCATGTCATGCCGAAGCTTGCCGTCTATTTTCAAGCTTTGGAGCAACGCGGCGCCATAGGCGTCCCGGTATCGGCAGAGCCCGCAGAGGTCTGGTTGTCGCTTTTGGTAGGTGATTTGCAGATCAGGCGCGCCACCGGTGCTATCGACCTTCCGGCGGAAGCCGAAATGATAGCTCGATCGGCCCGCGCAGCGACGCTCACGTTTCGCCTTTACGGCGTGAATGAAAAAACCCGGCGCTGA
- a CDS encoding anthrone oxygenase family protein, with protein MSSSFLNDMTTRHFPALEMAREPACLVLRLFAPLTLGIMAGFFFAFSNPVMMAFQQLEADIFIQAFNGINISVRNGVFFAAFFAPLAVLLGAALVDRDSRLLWLSALVIYVAVVIQTRMVNVPINEFFKTVSTEMPSDWQELRDRWALSNLVRTLLTTIAFFLALLASTKKGERRAAA; from the coding sequence ATGTCCAGTTCATTTCTAAATGACATGACAACAAGGCACTTTCCCGCACTGGAAATGGCAAGAGAACCGGCGTGCCTCGTCTTGCGCCTGTTCGCGCCATTGACCCTTGGCATCATGGCCGGGTTTTTCTTCGCCTTCAGCAATCCCGTCATGATGGCTTTCCAGCAACTGGAAGCGGATATATTCATTCAGGCGTTCAACGGCATCAATATCAGCGTCCGCAACGGCGTTTTCTTTGCGGCCTTCTTTGCTCCGCTCGCAGTTCTTCTCGGCGCAGCGCTTGTCGACCGCGACAGCCGGCTGCTGTGGCTGTCGGCTTTGGTCATCTATGTCGCCGTCGTGATCCAGACCCGCATGGTCAATGTTCCCATCAACGAGTTCTTCAAGACGGTTTCAACCGAAATGCCAAGCGACTGGCAGGAGCTACGTGACCGCTGGGCGCTCTCCAACCTCGTCCGCACCCTGCTCACCACCATCGCCTTCTTTCTCGCCCTGCTCGCCTCCACGAAAAAGGGCGAAAGACGCGCGGCCGCCTGA
- a CDS encoding glutathione S-transferase family protein, translated as MSELIFYTNPMSRGRIARWMLEEVGVPYKTEILGFETSMKSPAYRLINPMAKVPAIKHGDTIVTEAAAICAYLADAFPGANLAPTPKARGLYYRWMFFAAGPLEMAASMKAMGFEVPKERLRMAGCGSYADVMNTLERAVSENRFIAGDLFTAADVYVGSHVGWGLHFGTIEKRPAFLDYMAHLTDRPAFKRAAQLDEEAAKDLQATG; from the coding sequence ATGAGTGAATTGATATTTTATACCAATCCCATGTCGCGCGGACGCATCGCGCGGTGGATGCTCGAGGAAGTGGGCGTTCCCTATAAAACGGAAATACTGGGTTTCGAGACCTCGATGAAATCGCCCGCCTACCGGCTCATAAACCCGATGGCGAAGGTGCCGGCGATCAAACACGGCGATACCATCGTCACCGAGGCGGCGGCGATCTGCGCCTATCTGGCCGATGCCTTTCCCGGCGCGAACCTTGCGCCCACACCGAAGGCGCGCGGGCTCTATTACCGCTGGATGTTCTTCGCCGCAGGCCCTCTGGAAATGGCGGCGAGCATGAAGGCGATGGGTTTCGAAGTGCCCAAGGAGAGACTGCGCATGGCCGGCTGCGGCAGCTATGCGGATGTGATGAATACGCTCGAACGGGCCGTCAGTGAAAACCGTTTCATCGCCGGTGATCTCTTCACCGCCGCGGACGTCTATGTCGGCTCCCATGTCGGCTGGGGGCTACACTTCGGCACGATAGAAAAGAGACCAGCCTTTCTCGACTACATGGCGCATCTGACCGACCGCCCGGCCTTCAAGCGGGCCGCCCAGCTCGACGAAGAGGCGGCAAAGGATCTGCAGGCGACGGGATAA
- a CDS encoding VOC family protein gives MRFVNPIPFVRDIDRSKAFYRDRLGLKIVEDFGNFVLFETGFAIHEGRSLVETVWGKSSGAEEPYGRRNMLLYFEHADVDAVFQNIAPHVELIHPLERQAWGQRVFRFYDPDGHAIEVGEPLGQSAE, from the coding sequence ATGCGTTTTGTAAATCCCATCCCTTTCGTGCGCGACATCGATCGGTCAAAGGCGTTTTATCGTGACAGGCTCGGCCTGAAGATAGTCGAGGATTTCGGAAACTTCGTCCTCTTTGAAACTGGCTTTGCAATCCATGAGGGACGGTCGCTTGTGGAGACCGTCTGGGGGAAATCATCGGGCGCGGAAGAACCCTATGGCAGACGAAATATGCTGCTTTATTTCGAACATGCGGATGTCGATGCGGTTTTTCAAAACATCGCTCCGCATGTCGAGCTTATCCATCCTCTCGAGCGGCAGGCCTGGGGGCAGAGGGTGTTCCGTTTTTACGATCCGGACGGACATGCGATAGAGGTCGGAGAGCCGCTCGGTCAGTCCGCTGAATAG
- the alaS gene encoding alanine--tRNA ligase, with translation MSGVNEIRSTFLDYFKKNGHEIVPSSPLVPRNDPTLMFTNAGMVQFKNVFTGLESRPYSTAASAQKCVRAGGKHNDLDNVGYTARHHTFFEMLGNFSFGDYFKEEAITHAWNLITKEFGIDRNRLLVTVYHTDDEAFNLWKKIAGFSDDRIIRIPTSDNFWAMGDTGPCGPCSEIFYDHGDHIWGGPPGSPEEDGDRFIEIWNLVFMQYEQLTKEERIDLPRPSIDTGMGLERISALLQGKHDNYDTDLFRALIAASVEATGVPAEGEKRGSHRVIADHLRSSAFLIADGVLPSNEGRGYVLRRIMRRAMRHAELLGAREPLIYKLLPALIQQMGRAYPELVRAEALISETLKLEETRFRKTLERGLSLLSDATSTLYKGDMLDGETAFKLYDTYGFPLDLTQDALRAREIGVDISGFTDAMERQKAEARSHWAGSGDKATETVWFELKEKLGATEFLGYDTETAEGVIQAIVKDGKAVDSAADGETVQLVVNQTPFYGESGGQMGDTGVISGDNGAFAVSDTQKRGEGLFVHLGTVSKGGLKVGDAVQLTVDHDRRSRLRANHSATHLLHEALREVLGTHVAQKGSLVAPERLRFDVSHPKPMSAEELKVVEEMANEIVLQNSPVVTRLMSVDDAIAEGAMALFGEKYGDEVRVVSMGTGLHGAKANRPYSVELCGGTHVGATGQIGLIRILGESAVGAGVRRLEAVTGQGALAYLSEQDERVKALASSLKVQPGDVLSRVEGLLDERKKLERELADARRKLAMGGGSSDAGASDVKQVAGVNFLAKSMSGIDAKDLKGLADEAKANLGSGVVLLIAVSEDGKASAVAAVTEDLTARFSAVDIVRTASAALGGKGGGGRPDMAQAGGPDGAKAQEAIEAVAAALAA, from the coding sequence ATGAGCGGTGTGAATGAAATTCGGTCGACCTTTCTCGACTACTTCAAGAAGAACGGACACGAGATCGTGCCCTCCAGCCCGCTGGTGCCGCGCAACGATCCGACACTGATGTTCACCAATGCCGGCATGGTTCAGTTCAAGAACGTCTTCACCGGTCTTGAAAGCCGTCCCTATTCCACGGCCGCTTCGGCGCAGAAATGCGTGCGCGCCGGCGGCAAGCATAACGACCTCGACAATGTCGGTTATACCGCCCGCCACCATACCTTCTTTGAAATGCTCGGCAATTTCTCCTTCGGCGATTACTTCAAGGAAGAGGCGATCACCCATGCCTGGAACCTGATCACCAAGGAATTCGGCATCGACCGCAATCGTCTGCTGGTGACCGTCTATCACACCGATGACGAGGCCTTTAATCTCTGGAAGAAGATCGCCGGTTTCTCCGACGACCGCATCATCCGCATTCCGACCAGCGACAATTTCTGGGCGATGGGCGATACCGGTCCCTGCGGTCCCTGTTCGGAAATCTTCTATGACCATGGCGATCATATCTGGGGTGGTCCGCCCGGTTCGCCGGAAGAGGATGGCGATCGTTTCATCGAAATCTGGAACCTCGTCTTCATGCAATATGAGCAGTTGACGAAGGAAGAACGCATCGACCTGCCGCGCCCGTCGATCGACACCGGCATGGGTCTGGAGCGCATTTCGGCGTTGCTGCAGGGCAAGCATGACAATTACGATACGGACCTTTTCCGGGCGCTGATTGCTGCTTCCGTCGAGGCGACTGGCGTTCCGGCCGAAGGCGAAAAGCGCGGCAGCCACCGTGTCATCGCGGACCATCTGCGTTCGTCCGCGTTCCTGATTGCCGATGGCGTGCTGCCGTCTAACGAAGGCCGTGGCTACGTTCTGCGCCGTATCATGCGCCGCGCTATGCGCCATGCCGAGCTTCTCGGCGCGCGCGAGCCGCTGATCTACAAGCTGTTGCCGGCGCTCATCCAGCAGATGGGCCGCGCCTATCCGGAACTGGTCCGCGCTGAGGCGCTGATTTCCGAAACGCTGAAGCTTGAGGAAACCCGTTTCCGCAAGACGCTGGAACGCGGCCTGTCGCTGCTATCAGACGCCACCTCGACGCTGTACAAGGGCGACATGCTGGATGGCGAAACCGCCTTCAAGCTTTACGATACCTATGGTTTCCCGCTCGACCTGACGCAGGATGCGCTGCGCGCCCGCGAAATCGGCGTCGATATTTCCGGCTTCACCGATGCCATGGAACGCCAGAAGGCGGAAGCCCGCTCGCATTGGGCCGGCTCCGGTGACAAGGCGACCGAAACTGTCTGGTTCGAGCTCAAGGAAAAGCTCGGCGCGACCGAATTCCTTGGTTATGATACGGAAACCGCCGAAGGCGTCATCCAGGCGATCGTCAAGGACGGCAAGGCTGTCGATAGCGCTGCCGATGGTGAGACCGTGCAGCTCGTCGTCAACCAGACGCCGTTCTACGGCGAGTCGGGCGGCCAGATGGGCGATACCGGTGTGATCTCCGGCGACAACGGCGCGTTTGCCGTTTCCGATACCCAGAAGAGGGGTGAAGGCCTCTTCGTGCACTTGGGCACTGTCTCCAAGGGCGGCCTGAAAGTGGGCGATGCCGTTCAGCTGACGGTCGATCACGACAGGCGGTCCCGTCTGCGTGCGAACCACTCCGCAACCCACCTGCTGCATGAGGCGCTGCGCGAAGTGCTCGGTACTCACGTTGCCCAGAAGGGTTCGCTGGTTGCGCCCGAGCGCCTGCGCTTCGACGTTTCGCATCCGAAGCCGATGTCGGCCGAGGAGCTGAAGGTTGTCGAAGAGATGGCCAACGAAATCGTGTTGCAGAACTCGCCCGTCGTCACCCGTCTGATGAGCGTCGATGACGCCATTGCCGAAGGCGCCATGGCGCTGTTCGGCGAAAAATACGGCGATGAGGTTCGTGTTGTCTCCATGGGCACCGGCCTGCATGGCGCAAAAGCCAACCGTCCCTATTCCGTCGAACTTTGCGGCGGCACGCATGTGGGCGCCACCGGCCAGATCGGTCTCATCCGCATTCTCGGCGAAAGCGCCGTCGGTGCTGGCGTGCGCCGCCTCGAAGCCGTAACCGGCCAAGGCGCGCTGGCCTATCTCTCCGAACAGGATGAGCGGGTGAAGGCGCTCGCCTCGTCGCTGAAGGTTCAGCCGGGCGACGTGCTATCGCGTGTCGAAGGCCTGCTCGACGAGCGCAAGAAGCTGGAGCGCGAACTTGCCGATGCCCGCAGGAAGCTCGCCATGGGTGGTGGTTCGTCGGATGCTGGCGCGAGCGACGTCAAGCAGGTTGCCGGCGTCAATTTTCTGGCGAAATCCATGTCCGGCATCGATGCCAAGGACCTGAAGGGTCTTGCTGATGAAGCCAAGGCCAATCTCGGCTCCGGCGTCGTGCTGCTGATCGCTGTCTCTGAAGACGGCAAGGCAAGCGCCGTTGCGGCCGTGACCGAAGATCTGACGGCCCGTTTCAGCGCCGTGGACATCGTCCGCACCGCTTCCGCTGCATTGGGCGGCAAGGGCGGCGGCGGTCGGCCTGACATGGCGCAAGCCGGCGGCCCGGATGGCGCGAAGGCACAGGAGGCCATCGAAGCGGTGGCCGCAGCACTGGCGGCCTGA
- the recA gene encoding recombinase RecA, giving the protein MAQNSLRLVEDKSVDKSKALEAALSQIERSFGKGSIMKLGSNENVVEVETVSTGSLSLDIALGIGGLPKGRIVEIYGPESSGKTTLALQTIAEAQKKGGICAFVDAEHALDPVYARKLGVDLQGLLISQPDTGEQALEITDTLVRSGAVDVLVVDSVAALTPRAEIEGEMGDSLPGLQARLMSQALRKLTASISKSKCMVIFINQIRMKIGVMFGSPETTTGGNALKFYASVRLDIRRIGAVKEREEVVGNQTRVKVVKNKMAPPFKQVEFDIMYGEGVSKTGELVDLGVKAGIVEKSGAWFSYNSQRLGQGRENAKTFLRDNPDTANEIELALRQNAGLIADRFLQNGGPDAGEGDDGSDEG; this is encoded by the coding sequence ATGGCACAAAATTCTTTGCGTCTCGTAGAGGATAAATCGGTGGATAAAAGCAAGGCACTGGAAGCGGCGCTCTCCCAGATCGAACGGTCGTTCGGCAAGGGATCGATCATGAAGCTCGGTTCCAACGAAAATGTGGTTGAAGTTGAAACCGTTTCGACGGGTTCGCTCAGCCTGGATATCGCGCTCGGTATCGGTGGTCTGCCGAAGGGGCGTATCGTTGAGATTTACGGCCCGGAAAGCTCTGGTAAGACGACGCTGGCGCTGCAGACGATTGCGGAAGCCCAGAAAAAGGGCGGCATCTGCGCCTTCGTGGACGCCGAACATGCGCTCGATCCGGTCTATGCCCGCAAGCTCGGCGTGGATTTGCAGGGCCTGCTGATTTCGCAGCCGGATACGGGCGAGCAGGCGCTTGAGATTACCGATACGCTGGTGCGTTCCGGCGCGGTGGACGTGCTCGTGGTCGACTCCGTTGCGGCGCTGACGCCGCGGGCGGAAATTGAAGGCGAAATGGGCGACAGCCTGCCGGGTCTCCAGGCCCGTCTGATGAGCCAGGCGCTGCGCAAGCTGACCGCGTCGATCTCCAAGTCGAAGTGCATGGTGATCTTCATCAACCAGATCCGCATGAAGATCGGCGTCATGTTCGGTTCGCCGGAAACGACGACGGGCGGTAACGCGCTGAAGTTCTACGCCTCCGTTCGCCTCGACATCCGCCGTATCGGCGCCGTCAAGGAGCGCGAAGAGGTTGTCGGCAACCAGACGCGCGTTAAGGTCGTCAAGAACAAGATGGCGCCGCCATTCAAGCAGGTGGAATTCGACATCATGTATGGCGAAGGTGTTTCCAAGACCGGCGAGCTGGTCGATCTCGGCGTCAAGGCCGGTATCGTCGAGAAATCCGGCGCCTGGTTCTCCTATAACAGCCAGCGTCTGGGGCAGGGGCGTGAGAACGCCAAGACCTTTCTGCGCGACAATCCGGATACGGCCAACGAGATCGAACTGGCGCTGCGCCAGAACGCCGGTCTGATCGCCGACCGCTTCCTGCAGAATGGTGGCCCGGACGCCGGCGAAGGTGACGACGGCAGCGACGAGGGCTGA
- a CDS encoding carbohydrate kinase family protein, translating into MKKILVLGGAHIDRRGMIETETAHGASNPGSWMEEAGGGGFNAARNLARLGFEVRIIAPRGGDVTGDAVAEAARQAGVEDTPFVFLDRRTPSYTAILERDGNLVIALADMDLYKLFTPRRLKVRSVREAIISSDILLCDANLPDDTLTALGLIARACEKPLAAIAISPAKAVKLKAALGDIDILFMNEAEARALTGETAENVRDWPDILRKAGLSGGVVTRGASEVVAFNGTEKAILHPPLIREVKDVTGAGDAMASGYLAAIAEGKTIGEALRQGAAAAAITVQSPFATSHDLSKDSVEAMLGLVPQAEMLA; encoded by the coding sequence GTGAAGAAAATACTCGTTCTGGGCGGCGCGCATATCGACAGACGCGGCATGATCGAGACCGAGACGGCGCACGGCGCCAGCAATCCCGGCTCCTGGATGGAAGAGGCCGGCGGCGGTGGTTTCAACGCCGCACGCAATCTTGCACGCCTCGGTTTTGAGGTCCGCATCATCGCGCCACGCGGTGGCGACGTGACAGGCGACGCCGTGGCGGAGGCAGCAAGGCAGGCCGGCGTGGAAGATACGCCCTTCGTTTTCCTCGATCGCCGCACGCCAAGCTACACCGCCATTCTGGAGCGTGACGGCAATCTGGTCATCGCGCTGGCCGACATGGACCTCTACAAGCTCTTCACGCCGCGCCGCCTGAAGGTGCGCAGCGTGCGCGAGGCGATCATATCAAGCGATATCCTGCTCTGCGACGCCAATCTGCCTGACGATACACTGACGGCGCTTGGCCTCATTGCCCGGGCCTGCGAAAAGCCGCTGGCGGCCATCGCCATTTCACCGGCCAAGGCGGTGAAGCTGAAAGCGGCGCTCGGCGATATCGACATCCTCTTCATGAACGAGGCGGAAGCCCGCGCGCTCACCGGCGAGACGGCGGAAAACGTTCGTGACTGGCCGGATATTCTGCGCAAGGCCGGGCTTTCCGGCGGTGTTGTCACCCGTGGCGCAAGCGAAGTCGTGGCCTTTAACGGGACGGAAAAAGCCATCCTCCACCCGCCCCTCATCCGCGAGGTGAAGGACGTCACTGGCGCCGGCGATGCCATGGCCTCCGGTTATCTCGCCGCCATTGCCGAGGGAAAAACAATCGGGGAGGCCCTGAGACAGGGGGCGGCGGCGGCGGCCATTACCGTGCAGTCACCCTTCGCCACCTCCCACGACCTATCAAAAGACAGTGTCGAAGCCATGTTGGGGCTTGTTCCCCAGGCCGAAATGCTGGCATGA
- a CDS encoding pseudouridine-5'-phosphate glycosidase, whose product MTRPISPLLPIVYSQEVAAAKQRGAPIVALESTIITHGMPYPGNIEMAESVEQIIRDQGAVPATIAVIHGTLHIGLEKDQLEALAQTTDAMKVSRADIAFAIAERRTGATTVAATMIAAARAGIRVFATGGIGGVHKGAEETFDISADLTELAKTGVIVVCAGAKAILDIPKTLEVLETNGVPVITFGSEEFPAFWSRSSGLASPLSLNSPAAIANFQATREQLGIDGGMLVANPVPEEDEIPREEMEIYINRAISHAERDEVTGKAVTPYLLGDIFRLTDGRSLETNIALVRNNAQLAAEIAVALS is encoded by the coding sequence ATGACCCGCCCCATCTCCCCGCTCCTGCCCATCGTCTATTCTCAGGAAGTAGCCGCCGCCAAGCAGCGCGGTGCGCCGATCGTCGCGCTCGAATCGACCATCATCACCCACGGCATGCCCTATCCCGGCAATATCGAGATGGCGGAAAGCGTCGAACAGATCATCCGCGATCAGGGTGCGGTTCCGGCCACCATCGCCGTCATTCACGGCACCCTGCATATCGGTCTTGAGAAAGACCAGCTCGAGGCGCTCGCACAGACCACCGATGCCATGAAGGTCTCGCGCGCCGATATCGCATTTGCAATTGCCGAACGCCGCACCGGCGCCACCACGGTCGCCGCCACCATGATCGCCGCCGCCCGCGCCGGTATCCGCGTTTTCGCCACCGGCGGCATCGGCGGTGTGCACAAGGGCGCGGAAGAGACCTTCGACATCTCCGCCGACCTGACCGAGCTTGCCAAGACCGGCGTGATCGTCGTCTGCGCCGGCGCCAAGGCGATCCTCGATATTCCAAAGACACTCGAGGTTCTCGAAACCAACGGCGTGCCTGTCATTACCTTCGGCTCCGAAGAATTCCCGGCCTTCTGGTCGCGCTCCTCCGGCTTGGCGAGCCCGCTCTCGCTGAACAGCCCGGCGGCAATCGCCAACTTCCAGGCGACCCGCGAACAGCTCGGCATCGATGGCGGCATGCTGGTGGCCAATCCCGTGCCGGAAGAAGACGAAATTCCGCGCGAGGAAATGGAAATCTACATCAACCGCGCCATCTCCCATGCCGAGCGCGACGAAGTCACCGGCAAGGCGGTCACGCCTTACCTGCTCGGCGATATCTTCCGGCTGACGGATGGCCGCAGTCTGGAGACCAATATCGCGCTGGTGCGCAACAATGCGCAGCTCGCAGCGGAAATTGCGGTGGCGTTGAGCTGA